TGGGAAGTGACCCGGTCATGTCAACATAGAACTTGCGTGGCTCGTTTGGGAAGTTGTTGACCTCATCACCAGAGAAGAGAATCTTGCGAGAAGAGTCATAGAACACACAATGTCCCGCCGAGTGTCCTCCAGTATGTATCGTCCTGAGAGCAACATCGCCTACTCGAATCTCCTCTCCGTCTCTCAGTAGGCGGTCCGGTGTCATCTCTCTGTAGTTGACCCTGAGAGGTCCACGCTCAACCTTCATTGCGAGCTTTCCCGCCGTATCAATCCACAGACGCTTCTCAACAAAGGACTGTGGGTCAGTCATGAGCTCCGCATCGGCTGAGTGAATCATCACCTGTGCTCCGGTAGCCTTCTTCAGACGAGCAGCGCCCCCAATGTGGTCAGGATGCCCATGCGTGCACAATATGGCGACTACATCATGCTTTGGATCCAGACCGAGACCACGTATTGCATCTGTCGTGAGGCTACCGGGGTCTCCTGCCGTCCCGGGATCAATGACC
This DNA window, taken from Candidatus Thorarchaeota archaeon, encodes the following:
- a CDS encoding MBL fold metallo-hydrolase gives rise to the protein MSASEIVPGVYVVKGKFADEFGFISSYLVVDSGNVAVIDPGTAGDPGSLTTDAIRGLGLDPKHDVVAILCTHGHPDHIGGAARLKKATGAQVMIHSADAELMTDPQSFVEKRLWIDTAGKLAMKVERGPLRVNYREMTPDRLLRDGEEIRVGDVALRTIHTGGHSAGHCVFYDSSRKILFSGDEVNNFPNEPRKFYVDMTGSLPKKMSALDRLSSLKPEFLLPAHDMAHILSDVGLQFEEARNSVLHFQDVLLAYLTARGDADVEQLRYDMSEGRGIPVPTSMAWLLPTTISVALSSLEKAGLVRRTGVGVWKRV